From a region of the Solanum stenotomum isolate F172 chromosome 2, ASM1918654v1, whole genome shotgun sequence genome:
- the LOC125854258 gene encoding probable glucan 1,3-alpha-glucosidase — protein MRAPLLLYPLILLLLFVTSAYSWKKEEFRNCDQTPFCKRARSRRPGSCNLRVADVSISDGDLIAKLVPKEENPESEQPNKPLVLTLSVYQDGVMRVKIDEDQNLNPPKKRFEVPEVIEEDFLNTKLWLTRVKEEQIDGVSSFSSVFYLSDGYEGVLRHDPFEVFARESGSGKRVLSINSNGLFDFEQLREKKEGDDWEEKFRSHTDTRPYGPQSISFDVSFYGADFVYGIPEHATSFALKPTKGPNVEEYSEPYRLFNLDVFEYLHESPFGLYGSIPFMISHGKARGSSGFFWLNAAEMQIDVLGSGWNSNESSKIMLPLDKHRIDTLWMSESGVVDTFFFIGPGPKDVVRQYTSVTGRPSMPQLFATAYHQCRWNYRDEEDVYNVDSKFDEHDIPYDVLWLDIEHTDGKKYFTWDRVLFPNPEEMQKKLAAKGRHMVTIVDPHIKRDESYHIHKEASEKGYYVKDATGKDYDGWCWPGSSSYTDLLNPEIRSWWSDKFSLDSYVGSTKYLYIWNDMNEPSVFNGPEVTMPRDALHHGGVEHRELHNSYGYYFHMATSDGLLKRGDGKDRPFVLARAFFAGSQRYGAIWTGDNTAEWEHLRVSVPMVLTLSISGIVFSGADVGGFFGNPDTELLVRWYQVGAYYPFFRGHAHHDTKRREPWLFGERNTQLMREAIHVRYMYLPYFYTLFREANSSGTPVARPLWMEFPGDEKSFSNDEAFMVGNGLLVQGVYTEKAKHVSVYLPGEESWYDLRSASAYNGGHTHKYEVSEDSIPSFQRAGTIIPRKDRLRRSSTQMENDPYTLVIALNSSKAAEGELYIDDGKSYEFKQGAFIHRRFTFSNGRLISSNAAPSTAGSDTFSSECTVERIILLGLSPGAKTALIEPGNKKVEIELGPLFIQGNRGSVPTIRKPNVRITDDWLIQIL, from the exons ATGAGAGCTCCACTACTCCTATATCCACTCATTCTCCTCCTTCTATTTGTTACCTCTGCCTACTCCTGGAAGAAGGAGGAGTTTCGAAACTGCGACCAAACCCCATTTTGCAAAAGAGCCCGTTCCCGAAGACCTGGATCGTGCAATCTGCGGGTTGCCGATGTGTCCATCTCCGATGGGGATCTTATAGCCAAACTTGTCCCCAAAGAAGAAAACCCAGAAAGTGAACAACCCAATAAGCCTTTGGTTCTCACTCTTTCTGTGTACCAAGATGGTGTGATGAGGGTGAAAATTGATGAAGATCAAAATCTGAATCCACCCAAGAAAAGATTTGAAGTTCCTGAGGTGATTGAGGAAGATTTCCTCAACACCAAGCTGTGGTTAACCAGAGTAAAAGAGGAGCAAATCGACGGAGTTTCGAGTTTTTCCTCTGTTTTTTACTTGTCTGATGGGTATGAAGGGGTGTTGAGACATGACCCATTTGAGGTTTTTGCCAGAGagagtggaagtgggaagagagTGTTGTCCATAAACTCAAATGGGTTGTTTGATTTTGAACAGTTGAGGGAGAAGAAAGAAGGGGATGATTGGGAGGAGAAGTTTAGGAGTCATACTGATACAAGGCCTTATGGTCCACAATCAATTAGTTTTGATGTATCTTTTTATGGTGCAGATTTTGTTTATGGCATTCCTGAACATGCTACTAGTTTTGCTTTGAAACCAACTAAGGGGCCTAATGTAGAGGAATATTCTGAGCCTTATAGGTTATTTAATCTTGATGTGTTTGAGTATCTTCATGAGTCGCCTTTTGGGCTTTATGGTTCAATTCCTTTCATGATTTCACATGGGAAAGCCAGGGGTAGTTCGGGTTTTTTCTGGTTGAATGCTGCGGAAATGCAGATTGATGTATTGGGATCTGGTTGGAATTCAAATGAGTCTTCAAAGATAATGTTGCCCTTGGACAAGCACAGGATTGATACTTTATGGATGAGTGAGTCTGGTGTAGTGGATACGTTCTTTTTCATTGGTCCTGGGCCAAAAGATGTGGTTAGACAGTATACTAGTGTAACGGGAAGGCCATCTATGCCACAGTTATTCGCAACTGCATACCATCAATGTAGATGGAATTATAGAGACGAGGAAGATGTTTATAATGTTGATTCAAAATTTGATGAGCATGATATCCCTTATGATGTTTTGTGGCTTGATATTGAGCACACAGATGGGAAGAAGTACTTTACTTGGGACAGGGTGTTATTTCCTAACCCGGAAGAAATGCAGAAGAAGTTAGCTGCAAAGGGTAGACACATGGTTACCATTGTGGATCCTCATATCAAGAGGGATGAGTCTTACCATATACACAAGGAGGCCTCAGAAAAGGGATACTATGTTAAGGATGCTACTGGTAAGGACTATGATGGATGGTGCTGGCCTGGTTCCTCATCATATACTGACTTGCTGAATCCCGAGATTAGGTCATGGTGGAGTGACAAATTTTCACTTGATAGCTATGTTGGCTCAACAAAGTATTTATACATCTGGAATGACATGAATGAACCTTCCGTCTTCAATGGACCAGAG GTAACAATGCCAAGAGATGCTTTACATCATGGAGGAGTAGAGCACAGGGAGTTGCACAATTCATATGGTTACTATTTCCATATGGCAACATCCGACGGGCTTCTAAAGCGTGGAGATGGAAAAGATAGGCCTTTTGTTTTGGCAAGGGCCTTCTTTGCCGGAAGTCAAAGATATGGAGCAATTTGGACTGGAGATAATACAGCAGAATGGGAGCACTTGAGGGTTTCAGTCCCCATGGTGTTAACTCTTAGCATCTCTGGAATAGTATTTTCTG GTGCAGATGTTGGTGGATTTTTTGGTAATCCTGACACTGAGTTGTTGGTTCGCTGGTATCAAGTAGGTGCATATTATCCCTTTTTCCGGGGGCATGCACATCATGACACTAAAAGACGGGAACCTTGGTTATTTGG AGAAAGAAATACACAATTGATGAGGGAAGCGATACATGTTCGTTACATGTATCTTCCTTATTTCTACACTCTATTTAGAGAAGCAAATTCAAGTGGTACTCCAGTTGCTCGCCCGCTTTGGATGGAGTTCCCTGGAGATGAAAAATCTTTTAGCAATGATGAGGCTTTCATGGTTGGGAATGGTCTTCTAGTGCAAGGAGTTTATACAGAG AAAGCAAAACATGTTTCTGTCTATCTACCAGGGGAGGAATCCTGGTATGATTTAAGAAGTGCATCTGCATACAACGGAGGTCATACACACAAGTATGAGGTTTCAGAAGATagtattccttcttttcaaagGGCCGGAACTATCATACCAAGGAAAGATCGTTTACGTCGGAGCTCGACACAGATGGAAAATGATCCTTATACTCTG GTTATAGCTCTTAATAGTTCCAAGGCAGCTGAAGGTGAGCTTTATATCGATGATGGGAAGAGCTATGAGTTCAAACAAGGTGCCTTCATTCATCGGCGTTTCACATTCTCAAATGGGAGGCTTATATCTTCAAATGCAGCCCCGTCTACAGCTGGCAGTGACACATTTTCTTCCGAGTGCACTGTAGAGAGGATAATCTTGTTAGGATTGTCCCCTGGAGCTAAAACAGCCCTTATTGAACCAGGAAACAAGAAAGTTGAAATTGAGCTTGGGCCACTCTTCATTCAAGGAAATCGAGGATCTGTTCCAACCATCCGCAAGCCTAATGTGCGTATTACAGATGATTGGTTGATTCAAATTTTGTAA